The stretch of DNA TTCTCTTCTGGCGCCTATATTCGAAATGCCCTTCTACAATATGAGCACGGAAAAATAACAGGGAAAGGCCCTTATCGAGTTGGGCTCAAAATGAACTTTGGCTGGGTATACGCAGAGGGAATTACACATTTTGAAATTGATGAAAAGGGTCGTCTCCTTTTAGCTGGACATGATTTCGAAGGCAAGCTTGCTGTTGCCCTGCAACTAAGCGAAACCCCCTTCTAAAAGTGAAAGGTAAGATTGGCAGAATTTCCGCCAATTCCCCTTATTCGATAGGATTCTAAAAATCCGAAATTAATTTATCATGGAAAGGAGAACACCACATGGAAAAAGAAAGACATGTTCTTGTTGTATTCCCTCATCCCGATGATGAGGCATTTGGTGTATCAGGAACGATTGCTTCCTATACCCAAAACGGGACACCTGTTACCTATGCCTGTCTAACGTTGGGAGAAATGGGACGAAATATGGGAAATCCTCCTTTTGCTACAAGGGAGTCATTATCCCATATTCGCAAAAAGGAATTACAGGATGCAGCAAATATCCTCGGAATCACTGATTTAAGAATGCTTGGCTATCGTGATAAAACGGTGGAATTTGAGAATGAGGAAGTATTAGCTAGCCATATGAGCGCCATCATTAAGGATGTGAATCCTTCCTTAGTTATTACCTTCTACCCTGGATACTCCGTGCATCCCGACCATGATGCCTGCGGAGCAGCCGTGATTCGAGCTGTCAAAGAGATGCCAGCAGAAAACCGGCCCAAGGTTCATTGTGTTGCCTTTTCCCATAACTGTGAGGAGGAAATTGGCCAAGCAGATATCGTCAATCATGTAGCTGCTTATGCCAATCAAAAACTTGCCGCAATCAAAGCGCATGTATCCCAAACGCAGCTTATGGTAAGTCAGACGGCGATAAATTTAGAGAATCAAGATCCGGAAGTAATAGCGCGGTTTCATTATGAAAGGTTTTGGACCTATCCGTTCTAAGTTAAAGCTTGGGAGTGTGTTCGATGAAAAGTTTTTCTTCTTCATTCTCATAGCTAGTCTTTTAGCTGGATGCAGTTCAAATGCTTCTTATGAAAATGTAAGCATCGATGAAGCAAAAGAATTAATTGATGCAAATAAAGTTACTGTCATTGATGTTCGTTCAGAAGATGAGTTTTATGAAGGGCATATCCCAGGAGCTAAATTGATTCCCCTCCCTGAATTAGAGGACCGATTGGATGAGCTTGATAAGGATCAACACTATTTAATCATTTGCAGAAGCGGAAATCGCTCCGCACAGGCAAGTGAAATTCTTATCGAAAACGGCTTTAAGCATGTCTCTAATGTCGAAAAAGGGATGAATGAATGGAAATATGAAATAGAATAAAAAATAGAAAGCAGCTTTCCCTTTTCATTGCGGAAAGCTGCTTTTTTTCTATATATAAAATTGTCAGCAGGCATTTTAGAAAAAGCCTTTATGTACGAAGGACAATCACTCATCCTCACTTTTCCCATCTTCAAGCATTTCCTTTAAATATTCAAGCTGAAAGCCGTCTTCCCTTTTGATCATCTTGACAATAAAGTGTTTTGTTAATTTCATTCTTAACCCGCTTGTCTTCACAGATGCGTCTAATTCTACCTGTGTTCCTTCTTCTATTTCATGGAAGATGTATGTATACTCCACAATCAAACCATTTGAATCGCTCCGGGTTTTAAATAATTTATCTTGTTCATATTCCACCATTTCGATATCAGCATTTACAGTATTTCCTCTTACTGATCTTGTTTCTTTAAACTTTGTTCCTTTGCCAATTGGTCCTTCAGTCAGCTTTTCCATTTTGACTACATTCGGCATTATTTCTGATGTATTCTCCATGCTGGTAATATAATCAAATACTGCCTTGACCGGTTTATGAATAATCACACTTGAACGAAAATCCGCCATGTTCTGCACCTCAATAAAATATAATCAATACAACTATTATATAACAAAAAAACAGAATTCTTCGAACTAGAATCCTGTTTATATTTTGGCTTTGTTAAAGCTTATGATATAGGGAACAAAATTTGCTCCAATCTGAAATAACAATCGTCTTCCCTCTAATTTCAATAATTCCATCCCTTTTTAGCTTTGAGAATACTCGACTTACGCTTTCCCGAGAGGCTCCGACCAATGTTGAGAACTCCTGAACGGTAATAGGCAGCTCAATGAACATCCGATTGCTGTGGCTCGCACCAAATTTTTCTGCTAGTCGATCTAATGTCCGAATCGTTTTCATGTAAACATCTAAAAGAGCTACATCCCTTAATATCACTGTTAAATCTCGCAGTTGATCACTCATATAACGGATCATTTGAACAGCCATTTCTGGAGAGACCATTAGCTCCTGCTCCAAATCCTCCGAGTTTAAGAAGTAAACTTCTCCTTCTTGAATCATTGTGGCAGTTGCAGGATAACACGCCCCCTCTTTTTTAAAGAGGCATACCTCTGCGAATATTTCTCCCTTTTTCTTTATACAAGTAATTACTTCGTTTCCTTGATCATCCTGCTTTGTCATCTTCACTATGCCGGAATGAACAAAGTATATTCCTTCTGCCTTTTCATATTCCGAAAAGACCTGCTCTCCCTTTTTAAAGCTTTTTTTGACAATTCTCTTATCCATTAACCGGATTGTTTGCTTTGGGAGATTTTTAAAAATCTCAATTTTCCCTAAAAAAT from Cytobacillus dafuensis encodes:
- a CDS encoding SRPBCC family protein, with the protein product MADFRSSVIIHKPVKAVFDYITSMENTSEIMPNVVKMEKLTEGPIGKGTKFKETRSVRGNTVNADIEMVEYEQDKLFKTRSDSNGLIVEYTYIFHEIEEGTQVELDASVKTSGLRMKLTKHFIVKMIKREDGFQLEYLKEMLEDGKSEDE
- a CDS encoding YojF family protein — protein: MEQVIIEQVQKEIDRLAKKDVYIHLETTNGAYASHFDKSFFSSGAYIRNALLQYEHGKITGKGPYRVGLKMNFGWVYAEGITHFEIDEKGRLLLAGHDFEGKLAVALQLSETPF
- a CDS encoding Crp/Fnr family transcriptional regulator codes for the protein MNSHAAIQKSDLENFLGKIEIFKNLPKQTIRLMDKRIVKKSFKKGEQVFSEYEKAEGIYFVHSGIVKMTKQDDQGNEVITCIKKKGEIFAEVCLFKKEGACYPATATMIQEGEVYFLNSEDLEQELMVSPEMAVQMIRYMSDQLRDLTVILRDVALLDVYMKTIRTLDRLAEKFGASHSNRMFIELPITVQEFSTLVGASRESVSRVFSKLKRDGIIEIRGKTIVISDWSKFCSLYHKL
- a CDS encoding rhodanese-like domain-containing protein, which codes for MKGFGPIRSKLKLGSVFDEKFFFFILIASLLAGCSSNASYENVSIDEAKELIDANKVTVIDVRSEDEFYEGHIPGAKLIPLPELEDRLDELDKDQHYLIICRSGNRSAQASEILIENGFKHVSNVEKGMNEWKYEIE
- the bshB2 gene encoding bacillithiol biosynthesis deacetylase BshB2 translates to MEKERHVLVVFPHPDDEAFGVSGTIASYTQNGTPVTYACLTLGEMGRNMGNPPFATRESLSHIRKKELQDAANILGITDLRMLGYRDKTVEFENEEVLASHMSAIIKDVNPSLVITFYPGYSVHPDHDACGAAVIRAVKEMPAENRPKVHCVAFSHNCEEEIGQADIVNHVAAYANQKLAAIKAHVSQTQLMVSQTAINLENQDPEVIARFHYERFWTYPF